The genomic DNA CCGCCATCACGAGGCGATCGCCCGCGCGCGCATTGAAGCTCGACAGCAGCCGGCACGCGCGCCCGATGATCGATACCGCGAGCTGCGGTTGCGCGCTACGCGTATTGCTGTGGCCGCCGACCACCGGCACGCCGTACGCGGACGAGGCGGCGGCGATGCCCGCGAGCATGTCGCGCGCTCGCGCGGAGCCGTCGCTCCAGAGCGCATCGACGACGGCGAGCGGCCGTCCGCCCATCGCGTAGATATCGCTGACGTTGACCATCACGCTGCTATAGCCGGCGAACCACGGCATCGCTTCGACGAAATCGCTGACGAGCCCTTCGATGGCAAACAGCAGATAACCGTCGCGATCCGTGATGGCCGCGCAATCGTCGCCGACCGCCACCGCCTGGCCGAGCGCGGCGACGCCGCCCGGCAAGCGCTCGGACAGTGACGCGACCACCTCGGCGATATCGGTCTTGTGGCGAAAGCCGCGGCTCTCGCGCAGTCGTTGCACCAGCGCGTCGAGGCTCATGAACGCCCCCGCGCTCCGGACGTGACGAACCCGCTTTCGGGGGTGTGGCACGGCGGATACCAGGCGAGGTCCGCCTGCATCCGATGATGACGCCGGCCGAATAGCGTCTCTTCGGCGACCGTTTGCCAATGCAGGCGCCGGAACAATGGCACGTTCTGACCTTGCACATGCGCAAGAAACGTGTCGCAGCCGAGTGCATGTGCGCTGCAAACGGCGAGCCGGATCAGCGTCGAACCGAGCCGTCCGTGCGAACGGAACGCCGCATGGACCGCGAGGCGCGAGCCGAGCCACTCGCGCGGCGCGGTCTCGTGAATCCGCACGGTGCCGACTACCTGCTCGGGCATGCCGGCGACGCAGCTCAGCGCGACGAGCAGCTTTGCGTGACCGTCGATTTCATCGCGATCGTCGCCGACGAAAATGCCCTGCTCGATGCAGAACACGGCGCGCCGCAGCGCATACGCGCCGTCGCTTTCCCACGGCAGCGTCGCCCACTTGATGCGATATTCGGCCGGCGTGAATTCGAGCGGCGGCGCGGCGTCGGCCAGATCGAAAGTGTCGCAATACATGGCTCAGGCCTCGTACGATGCAAGCGACGAACACGCGCCGCATTTGCCGCAACCGGCCTTGATATCGGTGGAACGCATCCGCGCGGCGCCCAGCATCGCACCGAGCGGCGCGAGGATCGACTTCATGAATTCCGGAGTCGGTGCGGGGTGATCTTCGAGCGGCGTGCCGCTGATCGGCACGAACGGCACGACGAACGGATAGACGCCGAGTGCGATCAGTTCGCGCGACATCGACAAAATTGCGTCCGCGCTGTCGCCGAGGCCCGCGAGAATATACGTGCTGACCTGGCCGCGGCCGAACACCGCGACGGCGGCGCGGAACGCTTCCATGTAGCGCGACACCGGCACGCTCGCCTTGCCGGGCATGATGCGTTCGCGAACCGCCGGCGTAACTGCTTCGAGATGCATGCCGAGCGTGTCGATGCCGCTTGCCTTCATCCGCTCGAACCAGCGGTCGTCGTCGGGCGGCTCGCATTGCGCCTGGATCGGCAGGTCGACCGCCGCCTTGATCGCAAAGGCGCTTTCGCAGAGAATCTGCGCGCCGCGATCGGGCGTCGGCGGTGTCCCGGTGGTCAGCACCATATGTTTGACGCCATCGAGCAGCACCGCGGCGCGTGCGACTTCGGCAAGCTGCTCCGGTGTCTTGCGCGCAATCGTGCGGCCTGCCGCAAGCGACTGGCCGATCGCGCAGAACTTGCAGCTTTTCTTGCGACTTTCGTAGCGAATACAGGTTTGCAGTACCGTCGTTGCGAGCACGTCGGCGCCGTGCAGCGTCGCGATGTGCGAGTAGGGCACGCCGTCGAGCGTTTGCAGCCGCGTGAAACGCGGCGCTTGCGCAAAGCTGACGGTCGCGATCGGAATCGTGCCGCGCATCAGCGTGCTCGCACCGGACGCGTCCGGCGCGCCGGCGACAAACGGCGAATCCCACGCGGAACTCGTATGGACCGGCACCATGATCGTCACGCCGTCGACGATCACCGCCTTGTGATCGGACGGACCCGCGCCGCCGCGACGGCTCGCGGCGCCCGCGTGTGGGTCGATGAGCCGCAGGCCGGTTGATTGCAGTTCGGTGCGCAGGTCCATCATGCGCTGCTCACCGGCGTGCGCATCAACCGGCGACAGGTTCGTGCTGGCGTTCATGCCGGCCTCCTGATGTGGGATCGGTAGTCGCGGTTAGCGGCTCGGCGGATGCGGCGGGTTGCATCGGATCCGATGCGGGTTCAAATGCCGGTTCACGCGCGGGCTCAAATGCGGCGGCGGCAGCCATCGGCATCGAGGTCACCGCCGGGCGGTCGTTGATGGCGAGGCTCAGCAATTCGGGCCGCGCGTAGTGGCCGACCGAATCCATCATCCGTTTGCGCTTGGTGATCAGCGCCATATCGAGGTCCGCGATCACCATGCCTTCGCCCTCGCGCAGCGGCTCCGCTAGATGCTGGCCTTCGGGCGACACGATCGCCGTATGGCAGCCGCCGCGCAGCGCTTTTTGCAGCTTCGGATCGGCCGTCACCGATTCGATCTGCGCGTCGCTTAGCCATCCCGTCGAATTGACGACGAAGCAGCCAGATTCGAGCGCATGGTGGCGGATCGTCACATCGATCTGCTCGGCGAAAATCGGCCCGACAAGCGAACCGGGGAACTGGCTGCAGTGGATTTCCTCGTGCTGGGTCATCAGCGCATAGCGCGCGAGCGGGTTGTAGTGCTCCCAGCACGCTAGCGCCCCGACGCGCGCATAGTCGGTCTGCACCACCTTCAGGCCGGCCGCGTCGCCCTGGCCCCAGATCATCCGCTCGTGAAACGTCGGCGTGAGCTTGCGGCGCTTGAGCGCGAGGCGGCCGTCCGTGTCGAACACGAGCTGCGTGTTGTACAGACTGCCGTAATCGCGCTCGTTCACGCCGAGCACGACGACCATGCGGTGGCGCCGCGCGCGTTCCGCGACTGCCTGCGTGACAGGGCCCGGCACCGCCACCGCGAGCTCGTACAGGCGCATGTGATCGGCGCCCGACGCAACCGGTGGACGCACGAACGAAAAGTACGGGTAGTACGGCACGAACGTCTCGGGAAAGACGGCGAGCTGCACGCCTTTCGCCGCGGCTTCGTCGAGCGCGTCGCACACCTTGTCGAGCGTGCCGCCGGGCCGCTCCAACTCGGGCGCGATCTGCACCGCCGCCGCACGAATGATTCGCTGGTCGGACATGAAGGTACCCGGCTTGGTTAGACGGTCCACGTATGGATGATCAGTGCGTCTTCCTTGCGATGCAGCAGCTGGAGATCGAGCACGTCGAGCGGGTTGATCGGGCGGATGCCTTCGATCAGCGACGCTTCGCCGTGGCCGTACAGCGCCTGCAAGGCGAAACGGCACGCATAGACCTTGCCGCCTTCTTCCATGAACTTCATCAGTTGCTTGTTGAAGTTCAGATGGCCGGGAAACGCTTCGTCGCCGAGTGTCGGAAAGCCGCGCTGCAGACCGAGCGTGACGCCCGGGCCGTAGAGCAGCACCGATGTATCGAAGCCCTTGCGCTGCAGACGCGTGGCTTGCAGCAGGTTGACGAAACCGATCGAGCCTTCGAATGCGACCGTATGAAACGTGACGAGCGCCTTTTCACCGGGTTCGGCTTTGACGTCGGGAAAAACCTTCTCTTCATAGTCGACCAGATAATCGCCTTTCTGATGCAACGGTTGCGTGACGGCAGGCATGGCGCGCTCTCCAGTAAATCGCGTGAGGAATCGAATGAATGAATCGGTCCGCATGAATGTGCGGGCCGGCGCGCTTCATTACGCAACGGCTATGCCAATTTCCGGCGCGGTTCATGCAATCAATTGCCGATCAATCAGCGCCGAAACGTTCGAACGACCCGAAAATTTCTTCGCGACGCTTGCTGGATGGGGCTGTGCGGCTGATTGCACCGATTGCGCGCGCACCGTCTCAGCGCAGCGGCGAGTCGCGCTGTGCGTGCCCGTGGTGCGCGACATCCCGCGGACGTGCACTGATGCGATCAATGCAATCAGGACGCGCGGTGGTTCAAAGAAAATTGTTTTCCGGTGAGGACGTCGTGTTACTTTTTAGCGACCGTTGCGCGACCCGTTAAGGAATGCATATCGTGGACAGTCTCACGCATCACTGGCTGAAGCGGCTGACTGAAAGCCGTAAGCCCGCCTATCTCGTGATTCCGGATCTGATCGAGGAAGACCTCGCGAGCGGGCGTTTGCGCCCGCGCGACCGTCTGCCAGGGCTGCGCGATCTGGCGTGCGCGCTGCAGCTGAACTACACGACGATCGCGCGCGCCTATGCGGAGGCGCGCAAGCGGGGGCTGCTCGATGCACGCGCGGGCAGCGGCACGTTCGTGCGAGGCCGCACGCAGACCTTGCCGCTTGCGGGCGGCAGCAGCGTCGAGATGTCGATGAACATGCCGCCTGAGCCGCCTGAACTGGTTGCGCGCCTGCGCGATTCGGCATCCCGGCTTTTTGCGCAGGCCGATCCGTACCGGCTGCTGCGCTATCAGGATTTTGGCGGCACGCCGGATGACCGCGCTGCGGGGCGCACGTGGCTCAAGGACAGGCTGCCCGATTGCACGGAAGACACGGTGCTCGTCTGCCCGGGCATTCATAGCGCGCTGGTGGCGCTCGTGTCGCAACTCGCGCGGCCCGGCGAAACGATCTGCCTCGATACGCTCGCCTATCCGGGCATCAAGGCGATTGCGTCGCAACTGGGCGTGCGCCTGCAACCGCTGCCGCGCGACGACGAAGGACCGTTGCCGCACGCGTTCGAAGCGCTCTGCAAGAGTGAAAAGCCCGGTGCGTTCTATTGCAATCCGACCTTGCAGAATCCGAGCACGTTGACGCTGTCAACGCAGCGGCGCGAAGCGCTCGCGGACGTCGCATTGCGCTACAGCGTGCCGATCGTCGAAGACGATGCATACGGCTGGCTGCCGGCACGCAAGCCGATCGCACTGGCAACGCTTGCACCGGATCTGACCTACTACGTGACCGGATTCTCGAAGACGTTCGGAGCGGGGCTACGTGTCGCCTATCTCCGTGCGCCGAATGCGCGGCAGGCACAGCGCGTGTCGGGTGCATTACGCGCAACCACCGTGATGCCCAGTCCCTTCACGGTGATGCTCGCGACGCAGTGGGTCAACGACGGCACCGCGCACGAAATGCTATCGGCGATCCGCGGCGAAGCGAATGCGCGTCAAGACATCGCGGCGGAAGAGCTCGACGAGTGGCGCTATGATGCGCAGAGCGACGGCTTTCATCTGTGGCTCGGCATTCCTTCGTACTGCAACTGGAGCGCGCCGGAGCTTGCGCTGCAACTGCGCAACCAGGGCGTGGGCACGGTGGCGGGCGCGGCGTTTTCGACCGACGGCAATCCGCCCAATGCGATTCGCGTGTGTCTCGGCGGCCCTCAAGATCGCGACGACTGCCGCGAGGCGCTGAAACGCGTCGCCGAAACGCTCAGCAATCCGCATCATCTGCGTATTCCGATGATGTGATCTGACTGAAAATCCTCAACCACACCCGGACCCTGCTGCCGACGCAATACAAAACTCGTACTGGCGTTTTCAACGTCGGTCGAAAAAAGCACGTCATTGACTGCCGTTGGCCGTGCCCCACGTCGCTCCGCTCGTAACCACATAACTACAGCGGCTGGTTACAACTTAGCAGCGCTTCGTTGTATCGCCACGCACTTGATTTCGGCTAGTAAGCCGGGATGTGCAAGCTCCGATACCCCGATCGCAGTCCAAGCACACTTTCCACGCGGAAAAACGCGGTTCTTCACCTCGCGGAAGACCGACATGTGTACGCTCATTTGTACGTGGTAAGTCGTCATCTCGACAACGTCCTCAAACGTACAGCCTGCCGCATCTCTAAAGCGGCCATCCGTCGCATCCGACCGAATGTCTTCGATTGGCCGATCAGTGACGATAGACTTCAAATAGCCATGAGGAACTCTGGCTGCAATATTTGACCAAGCCGCGCTTTCTGCCAGCACGGAATCCGGCCTGCTCAAAGAAACGGTGCGCATGAATGCAATGCGTCGAGCTAAGGAGGATCATCTTCGAGCAATCCGATTCTTTGCAAAACCTTTCAGCCTCCGGCCGCAACGCATGCCCGATGCCATTTCCCCTCCATCCCTTCTGAACGGTGAGATTTTCCACGACTGCGAAGGGCTGTCGAGCATACATCGCGTCCGCACAAAGACAGACCAGCACGTCCCACGAACCTGATTGCCAATCTCGCAAGCCAGGAGCCGAAAGCGTGCGACCGGCTCAAGGGTATGGATCTGGGACGGTGTGACACACCCGTTGTCGTCAAATTGCTTTCGATGCTTCAAGCACTTCAGCGTCGCACAGTCGAACTGGAATACGTAGCGTGATCGACGTGTTTTGCTCCTCATGAGCCCAAGGTCACTCATCGGGAGTGGCAGGGGCGCGCATATCTTGTTGGTGAAACGGGTGATGCGCAAACAGCAGAGTTACATCAATGGCAAATATCGACAGCGCCCAGGCTTCGTCAGATCCGCACGAGCTATTCGGCATCGGCAAAGACGATGCCAGGATGTTCAGGTTGATCTTCGGCTCCAACGCGTCGCAGATCCTTCGCCGGTTGCGTACATTGGCTATCGCCAGGCTTCAGCGAGTCACTGACTACCATGGGGTAACTTTAGCGAAGCGATCAGGACGGGCGCGCAGCACCGCTGTGACAAGCCTAACCGGGGACGCGCTCCATGTCTAAACTGAAACGCCGCCATTTCGTCTTTGGGGCGGCGGTTGCCGCCGGTGCACTGATCATCGGTTGGGCTGCGTTACCGGCTCGGCAACGGCTTATGCCGGACAGTCCACTCCCTACCGCGGCCGGGCAATATGCCCTGAATGGTTGGGTCAAGATTTCGGACGACGGCACGATCACGGTCGTGATGGCGCAGGTTGAAATGGGCCAGGGCGCGCAAACCGGACTCGCCATGCTGCTCGCCGACGAGATGGATGCTGACTGGGCGCGCGTGAAGCTCGAGCCGTCCACATACGACCGCATCTACAACAACCAGGCCGCCATCGTCGATGAACTGCCTTTCAGACCCGATGATCACAGCATCGTCAAACGCGTGTCCGGTCACCTCGCACGGCGGATCTTGCGCGAAATCCCCGGTCTGCAGGGCACTGGCGGCTCATCAAGCATCGCGGACCAGTGGCTGCCGATGCGCGAAGCTGGCGCGGCCGCACGCGCGATGCTGGTGGCCGCTGCCGCATCCCGCTGGCAGGTGCCAGCAGACAGCTGTACGGTCGCGCTTGGCGTAGTACGGCATCCGTCCGGCAGGGATGCGTCGTTTGGCGAACTTGCGGCCTCTGCAGCGCATATGCCGGTGCCCCACAACGTCAAGCTGAAAAACGTCACCGATTTCCGTCTGATCGGTCAGCCGGTGCGGCGACTCGACAATGCGGCCAAGCTGGACGGCTCGGCGCGATTCGGCATCGACTCTGTGCCGCCAGGCCTCCTCTATGCAAGCATCCTCATGTGCCCAACGCTCGGCGGACGTGTGGCGCGCTTCGACGGGAGCGCGGCAAAGGCGCTGCGCGGCGTCAGGCATATCGTCGCGCTCGAACCGGTACCCGGTGGTCTCGGTAGCACCGGAGCCACGTCCGGGGGCGTTGCTGTTATTGCAGATACGCCCTTTCACGCAATACAGGCGCTCGACCACATCTCAGTCGAATGGGATCATGGCGCGGCGTACACGCAGTCCAGCCGTGCGATCGACGTCGCGCTGACTCACGCGCTCAACAACGGCGATGGCAAAACCCATTTCGAAGCCGGCGACGTGAAGAACGCGCTGGCATCGGCTACGCAAACCATTAGCGCCGAATATCTCGTGCCGCTGCTCGCGCATGCCGCGATGGAGCCGATGAACTGCACGGTCCAGTTCAAGGATGGCCGCGCGACGGTGTGGGCCGGAACGCAGACACAGGGATTCGCGCGTAGGGCCGCCGCTAAGGCTCTCGGAATCGACACCGACCGTGTCGACCTTCGCGTGCCGTTCATCGGCGGCGGATTCGGCCGCCGCCACATCTCCGATGTGATCGTACAGGCCGCCTGGCTCGCGCGTCTGACTGACGGCGCGCCGGTCCAGTTGCTCTGGACGCGTGAGCAAGACATGACGCACGACTACTATCGGCCCGCGTATCTGTCGCGTTGCACGGCGGGCTTCGATTCCACAAGGCGGCTTATCGTATGGCACGTCACATCGGCGGGATCGAGCATGGGGGCGCCGTCATTTCTCGATGCGTCGACCGAAGGTGCGTTTGACACTGCTTACGCATTTCCGAACGCGCGCGTTGCGCACCAGACCGTCGAGCCGGGAATCCCGCTGGGAATCTGGCGTTCCGTCAACCACTCGCAAAACGGCTTCTTCACCGAGAGCTTCATCGACGAATGTGCTGCCGCCGCACAGCGCGACCCGATTGCATTCCGAGCCGATCTGTTGCGTGACGACGAGCGACATCTGCATGTGCTGCGACGAGTCGCCGAACTTTCGCAATGGAACGCTCCGCTTGCAGCAGCGTCCGATGGCACGCCGCGCGCGCGTGGCGTTGCAATACACCGTAGCTTCGGCACGATCGTCGCGCAGGTGGCTGAGGTATCGGTCACATCGAATCAGCAGATTCGCGTGCATCGTATCGTGTGCGTGGTCGACTGCGGGATGCCGGTGAACCCCAATCTGATACGCCAGCAAATGGAGGGGGCAATTGTGTTCGGACTCTCGGCTGCGCTACATGGCGAGATCACTGTCGAAAACGGCACAGTACAACAGCGCAATTTCGATGGTTACGCGCCGGTGCGCATGGACGAGTGCCCGCAAATCGACGTCGACATCGTGCCCAGCACACTTGCGCCGGGTGGCGTCGGCGAACCGGGCACGCCACCTGTCGCTCCCGCTGTGGCCAACGCATTATTCGCCCTGACCGGTCAGCGGCTCCGTAGTCTGCCGCTGCGGCTGGCCTGATACCCCACGAAATCACTGCCCATGACGATCATACTGAACATCAACGGTGCCGACGTACCGGTCGATGCCGAGGCGGATACGCCGCTACTTTGGGTCTTGCGCGGCGAATTGAAACTCACCGGCACGAAATTTGGCTGTGGCCGGGGACTGTGCGGCGCATGCACCGTCCATCTGGACGATAAGGCCGTACGCTCCTGCGTCCTGCCGCTTTCCAAAATTGGCAGCGGTCAGCGCATCACAACCATCGAAGGATTGCATGGCGTCGAAGCGGACGCGCTGCGTGCGGCATGGACCGAGGTCGATGTCGTTCAATGCGGCTATTGCCAGAGCGGACAACTCATGTCCGCATGGGCGTTGCTTAGGTTCAACCGTCATCCAGCGGCGGCCGATGTGAATGCCGCTATGCGCGGCAATATTTGTCGATGCGGCACCTACCCGCGCATTCGCCGCGCCATCGACATCGCCGCTTCCAGGCTGCAAAAACGGGAACCCGATCTATAGTACGGTCCGGTTCCCGCCCTGTGCAAATGAAGCCGTGCTCATCTCGCTCCAGTTCAATGGGCAACCAGTTGTTCTTTGCCTTTGCTCCAATCATCAGGAATAGCGCGTCGGCGGTTCGAGTGCGGGCCTGACCAGTAACCTTCACGCATTCACTTTCGTGCGCGCGCAAGCAGATGATCGATCGAGATCGCGCCTGGGCCATAAGCCGCGATACCCAGCGCCATGGCCGCCCACGTGATGTGAATCGGCCAGCCGTCCGGCACCGTCAGTTCGATCACGCACGTCATCAGCAACAGGCCCACGGCTGCGAAGCGCGTGCCTAAACCCAGCACCAGCAGCACCGGAAACCCCACCTCGCCGCACGCAGAAAGGAACGCCACGACGGCCGGCTCGGGAAACGAAAAGGGGCCACCAGGAAGATGCAGTTTGAACTCGTCCGTGAACAGATCGATCGCCGTGTCGTTCAGCTGCAAAAACCCGTGCCATTTCAGAATGCCCGACCTCCAGAACGGCACGGCCAGCGCCAGCCGCAACACCAGTTGCGTCAGCCATGGCCGGGCCAGTTGTGAAATGCAACGGCTGGCACAGTTGATCCCGGTGGCAAGGGTACCGGCTAGCGCTGGCGGCGCGTCTTGTCTGCCCGACATCGTCATCATTCTCCAGGTGAAATGGCGCTGAACACGCCTGATGCAATCATCCCCGCCAGATTGGCAGGGATGTCGAAAGATGGCGCGTCGTCAAATGCCGCCGCTGCAGCGACGCCCAACGGCTCGCCGTCGATGAGACTGTTCAGAAACACCGCTGCCCCTTCGGGCAAGCGGGACACCAGCACGTCCTGTGCGGACCTGGTCACGAGCGCGTCTTCGCTGTCGCTCGAACACAGTGGCTCGACCGGGCCGTCCTGCCGGTTCATCGCGAAGATCGCGACCGCCGGATACGCGGAGCGCACAATCCGCGCAGCCGGATGCGGTGTGAAACACAGGCCGCCCAGCCGCTCGGGATCGATTTTCGCGAACATCTGCGCCGCCAACACGGGCCGGTCGGCGGCGTGATACGCGTCCAGCCACGCGCGCTCGATGCGCGCCACGTCCGCGAGCCACGGCATCTGCTGCGCGTATTCGTAGGCTTCGATAAAGCCGGGAAAGCCGCGGCCGTATTCGAACAGCAGTGGCGAAACCGGCGGCGTGGCGCGCACGTAGGAACGCGCCATCGCGCGGAAGAACTCGCTGCCGGTGATGCGCTGAACTGCAGGATAGATTGCGGCAACGGCGTCGATCAGACTGACCGTCACGTTGTTGCGGTAGACGTCGTAACGCTTGACTACGCCTTTTCCGGCATCGGCGATGAGCTGTGCGGGCGGCACCACTGACGGGTCCGTCAAGCCGCTCGCGAATGCCGTGGCGAAATCGTTGGCTTCCGTGGAGCGCGGTTGCGCGCGGTCTTCACGCTTCATCGTCCATGTCCGCGGTGGCGGGAAGGCGATGTCTTTCCATCCGCTGCATGGCAGCCCGTGCCTCGCTGCGTAGTACAGACCATGCGGGCAGGCTGCTGTCCCATTCGATTAACGTCGCGGTAGGCCCGATGCGGGCGATTACCTCTTCGTATAGCGTCCATACCGGATCGGCGACGGCGCAATCGTGACTGTCGATCAACAACGGTTCGTCTTCGTCGTCGCGCTGCCTGCTATGGCCCGCGAGATGTATCTCGCCGACACTGGCGAGCGGCAACTGCTCGAGATAAGCCCGCGCCGAATAGCCGTGATTGGTGGCAGACACAAATACATTGTTGATATCCAGCAGAAGCCCGCAGCCCGTGCGGCGTACGATCTCCGCGATAAAGTCGGCCTCGCTCATCGTCGACGAATCGAATGCGACGTATGTGGACGGATTTTCCAGCAGCAGTGGTCGCCGGATCGCCTCCTGCACTTCGTCGATGTGCTCGCACACGCGGGCCAGCGTCTGGGCAGAATACGGCAGGGGCAGCAGATCGTTATAGAAGGTTCCGGCGTGCGTCGACCATGCAAGATGCTCGGAAACCAGCATGGGCTCATAGCGCGCAACCAGTTCGCGAAAGCGCGCAAGGTGTACGCCGTTCAGCGGCTCGTTAGCGCCGATCGACATGCATACGCCATGAATCGAAATCGGATACGCGTCGCGGATTGCCGCGATCGCGCGATGCGGTGGGCCACCTGCGCCCATATAGTTTTCTGCGTGAACTTCGAAAAACAGGCCATCTTCGACACCGTCGGCCAGAATCGCCGCGCGGTGCTCATGCTTGAAACTGGTGCCAGCAAGCAAAGTGTGTTGCGGCATCATGCGACAGGGATCATTAGCTGCAGCCACCGTCACGATACGGTACGGTTCAGATCGCTCAAGACAGCCCCCGTCTTTCCGCCGCGGATTACGACTTGATCGGCGTCAGCGAACCATGGCCACCGCCCGGCACCGAAATTTTGGTGCATGTGCCGCCTTGCACGAACTTCCACGAATTGGGCTGAAAGTCCGTCGTCGACGTACCCTGGCAGGTCGTGCCCGGGCCAGCGGCGCAATCGTTCTGGCCTTTGAGCGCGACGCCGAAGCACTTTTCCTTGTGAGCAGCGACAGCCGCCTTGGCTTCCGCGTCGGTCAACGGCGCAGCGTGCGCAGCGGACGCAAGCAGGCTAGCCAATGCGCTTGCAAGGAGGGCGGAACTAACAGCAGTCTTCTTTGCAGACATCAAAACTTCCCCTTAACGTAAAGGTCCAACATTGAGATGGATGCTAGTCGTATTGCCGGGAGCAACTATGTGAATCCACCGCGCACGATGCTCAAAAAGCGACTCACCAAGACCGACGAGGGAAGACTCATTTCGCAGCGCCTTCAATCACCTTCGCCGGGTGGAACGACGTATCAATGGCTCCCCAACAAGCCAGACAGCGCCGGCTGTGTACTATAAATCACGCACCCACGTGTCGCCTTACCTCTTCGTCTCGTTTACTTGATCTATCGTACGATCGCCGGCACGGACGATAACCAACGCGCGCTCTCGCATGGGGATGTCCTTCTGCACCCCATATGGCGACTGAGCGGCGCGATGGAGGCACTGCAAGAAGTTAGATTCGATCGCACCGGGAAAAATGAAGCGGCAACGCGCAGCGCGACTGGACGTCGATCAGTCGGCGACTGAGTCGACACGCGAATGTGCTCTGGTGGGAATGTATTCTGCACTCGACTGCGCGCCTGCGACCGGAGGCCTTCATGTGAGCGACATCGGAAGACTTATGGCTCGCGTTAAACAAAGGAATAGCAGGCAACGTCTCAACGTTATACGAAGGGTAGTGACGCAGGGCTATCGCGGTCTCCATAAGCGTGACACATCGTCACTTCAGCAGTGCCTGTAAGCGAAGCGTCCTGTACGACCACTTTGACGAAATGGTGAACGATGGAACCAGCGATAGATCCCGGCGTAACCGGCAACTCCCAGGATGCGCGTCGGATTCTGCAACGAACCAGAGGGAAAGCCACGGGATCGATTACCCGGCTGGCCAGCCCATCGGATATAGGACGATTGATCAAGCCGTTCGTATTCCTGGACTATATCGACGTTAAATCGCCGATCGAGGTCAACGGTCCCCTGCACCCCCATTCGGGCATCGCAACGCTCACGGCGCTCGTGGAAGGATCGTTCCATCATCAAGACAGCAAGGGGCAGCCGAAATCAATGAAGGCCGGCGGCA from Paraburkholderia edwinii includes the following:
- a CDS encoding xanthine dehydrogenase family protein molybdopterin-binding subunit, coding for MSKLKRRHFVFGAAVAAGALIIGWAALPARQRLMPDSPLPTAAGQYALNGWVKISDDGTITVVMAQVEMGQGAQTGLAMLLADEMDADWARVKLEPSTYDRIYNNQAAIVDELPFRPDDHSIVKRVSGHLARRILREIPGLQGTGGSSSIADQWLPMREAGAAARAMLVAAAASRWQVPADSCTVALGVVRHPSGRDASFGELAASAAHMPVPHNVKLKNVTDFRLIGQPVRRLDNAAKLDGSARFGIDSVPPGLLYASILMCPTLGGRVARFDGSAAKALRGVRHIVALEPVPGGLGSTGATSGGVAVIADTPFHAIQALDHISVEWDHGAAYTQSSRAIDVALTHALNNGDGKTHFEAGDVKNALASATQTISAEYLVPLLAHAAMEPMNCTVQFKDGRATVWAGTQTQGFARRAAAKALGIDTDRVDLRVPFIGGGFGRRHISDVIVQAAWLARLTDGAPVQLLWTREQDMTHDYYRPAYLSRCTAGFDSTRRLIVWHVTSAGSSMGAPSFLDASTEGAFDTAYAFPNARVAHQTVEPGIPLGIWRSVNHSQNGFFTESFIDECAAAAQRDPIAFRADLLRDDERHLHVLRRVAELSQWNAPLAAASDGTPRARGVAIHRSFGTIVAQVAEVSVTSNQQIRVHRIVCVVDCGMPVNPNLIRQQMEGAIVFGLSAALHGEITVENGTVQQRNFDGYAPVRMDECPQIDVDIVPSTLAPGGVGEPGTPPVAPAVANALFALTGQRLRSLPLRLA
- a CDS encoding (2Fe-2S)-binding protein, translated to MTIILNINGADVPVDAEADTPLLWVLRGELKLTGTKFGCGRGLCGACTVHLDDKAVRSCVLPLSKIGSGQRITTIEGLHGVEADALRAAWTEVDVVQCGYCQSGQLMSAWALLRFNRHPAAADVNAAMRGNICRCGTYPRIRRAIDIAASRLQKREPDL
- a CDS encoding DoxX family protein, whose product is MSGRQDAPPALAGTLATGINCASRCISQLARPWLTQLVLRLALAVPFWRSGILKWHGFLQLNDTAIDLFTDEFKLHLPGGPFSFPEPAVVAFLSACGEVGFPVLLVLGLGTRFAAVGLLLMTCVIELTVPDGWPIHITWAAMALGIAAYGPGAISIDHLLARARK
- a CDS encoding DNA-binding domain-containing protein — translated: MKREDRAQPRSTEANDFATAFASGLTDPSVVPPAQLIADAGKGVVKRYDVYRNNVTVSLIDAVAAIYPAVQRITGSEFFRAMARSYVRATPPVSPLLFEYGRGFPGFIEAYEYAQQMPWLADVARIERAWLDAYHAADRPVLAAQMFAKIDPERLGGLCFTPHPAARIVRSAYPAVAIFAMNRQDGPVEPLCSSDSEDALVTRSAQDVLVSRLPEGAAVFLNSLIDGEPLGVAAAAAFDDAPSFDIPANLAGMIASGVFSAISPGE
- a CDS encoding DUF692 domain-containing protein, which produces MPQHTLLAGTSFKHEHRAAILADGVEDGLFFEVHAENYMGAGGPPHRAIAAIRDAYPISIHGVCMSIGANEPLNGVHLARFRELVARYEPMLVSEHLAWSTHAGTFYNDLLPLPYSAQTLARVCEHIDEVQEAIRRPLLLENPSTYVAFDSSTMSEADFIAEIVRRTGCGLLLDINNVFVSATNHGYSARAYLEQLPLASVGEIHLAGHSRQRDDEDEPLLIDSHDCAVADPVWTLYEEVIARIGPTATLIEWDSSLPAWSVLRSEARAAMQRMERHRLPATADMDDEA
- a CDS encoding DUF2282 domain-containing protein, with amino-acid sequence MSAKKTAVSSALLASALASLLASAAHAAPLTDAEAKAAVAAHKEKCFGVALKGQNDCAAGPGTTCQGTSTTDFQPNSWKFVQGGTCTKISVPGGGHGSLTPIKS